A genomic stretch from Schistosoma haematobium chromosome 4, whole genome shotgun sequence includes:
- a CDS encoding hypothetical protein (EggNog:ENOG410V5TE~COG:H), with translation MEYLAPLSSSLFVIRNAEHVCINMENIQRLVGMVCEKYCPFDLKSWINQELTPSVADERSIEWIFVTSSLNFSFWSKSQDSFEVLYCNKIYTGYWALCAAVNRAIDEGVNLLNPEVYQTVTEEQLRHIFRSHTAEPIPLFDERLNALRCAGKTLLENFDGSFKNALSSCENSAAKLLKLLCDYFPSFRDYSIYKGKHVSFLKRAQILIGDLWYCFEGKGLGYFHDIDEITAFADYRYHLSLRTKYHLEFHKCYIILVL, from the exons ATGGAATATTTGGCACCTCTTTCCTCATCGTTGTTTGTAATACGAAATGCCGAACACGTGTGCATTAACATGGAGAACATTCAACGTTTAGTGGGAATG GTATGCGAGAAGTATTGCCCATTTGATTTGAAGTCTTGGATCAATCAGGAACTAACCCCTAGTGTTGCTGACGAACGATCAattgaatg GATATTTGTGACTTCTTCACTCAATTTTTCATTTTGGAGTAAGAGTCAGGATAGTTTTGAAGTGTTATATTGCAACAAAATTTATACGGGCTATTGGGCCCTCTGTGCAGCAGTTAACCGAGCTATCGAT GAAGGGGTAAACTTGTTAAATCCTGAAGTATATCAAACTGTGACAGAGGAACAATTGAGACATATATTTCGTTCACATACAGCTGAGCCTATACCATTATTTGATGAAAGATTAAATGCTCTAAGATGTGCTGGGAAAACTTTACTTGAGAATTTCGATGGGTCATTTAAAAATGCTCTGTCCTCGTGTGAAAATTCTGCGGCAAAGCTTCTAAAGTTATTGTGTGATTATTTCCCTTCTTTCCGCGACTATAGTATATACAAAGGAAAACACG TGTCATTCTTAAAACGTGCTCAGATCTTGATTGGTGATTTGTGGTACTGTTTTGAGGGCAAAGGGTTGGGGTATTTCCACGATATAGATGAGATTACTGCGTTTGCCGATTACAGGTACCATCTTTCCCTACGTACAAAATATCATTTAGAGTTCCACAAGTGTTATATTATTTTGGTGCTATAG